In Candidatus Desulfofervidus auxilii, one genomic interval encodes:
- a CDS encoding CoB--CoM heterodisulfide reductase iron-sulfur subunit A family protein — MNGKTTQSVLVVGGGMSGLTAAVEIGEVGYDVVIVERRPYLGGRVAQLHQYFPKLCPPYCGLEINFRRIKDNPHIKFFTSAEVEKILGQAGNFDVTIKIKPRYVNNNCTICGKCVEACPEERTDEFNYGLSKTKAIYLPHEMAFPAKYAIDETACNKCGKCVEVCPYNAIDLNEEVKTVDLKVGAIIWATGWKPYDATKMDKLGFGKYPNVITNVMMERLAAVNGPTKGKILRPSDHKPPKSIAFVQCAGSRDENHLPYCSAICCLASMKQANYIKEQYPDAKIYIFYIDLRAFGRFEDFYNRIKELENVSFIKGKVANITETKDKTLIVEAEEALAAKKIKQEVEMVVLATGMMPVTTEEKVPAEGVVYDEFNFLSDLEDGGIYAAGCSKRPMDVASCVQDATGAAIKAIQTIVRR; from the coding sequence ATGAATGGGAAGACAACTCAAAGTGTATTAGTAGTGGGTGGGGGAATGAGTGGTTTGACTGCAGCAGTAGAGATTGGAGAAGTAGGATATGATGTAGTAATCGTTGAGAGAAGACCATACTTAGGGGGACGTGTGGCTCAGTTACACCAATACTTCCCTAAGTTATGCCCTCCATATTGTGGTTTAGAGATCAACTTTAGAAGAATTAAAGACAACCCCCACATTAAATTTTTTACCTCAGCGGAAGTGGAAAAAATTTTAGGTCAGGCAGGTAACTTTGATGTAACTATCAAAATAAAACCTCGCTATGTCAACAACAATTGCACCATATGTGGAAAGTGTGTTGAAGCTTGTCCTGAAGAAAGAACAGATGAGTTTAACTATGGTCTTTCTAAAACGAAGGCTATTTATCTGCCTCATGAAATGGCCTTTCCTGCCAAATACGCTATAGATGAGACTGCCTGTAATAAGTGTGGCAAATGTGTAGAAGTTTGCCCATACAATGCTATTGACCTAAACGAAGAAGTTAAAACTGTTGACCTAAAAGTAGGAGCCATTATTTGGGCCACGGGTTGGAAGCCTTATGATGCCACAAAGATGGATAAATTAGGATTTGGTAAATACCCAAATGTGATTACCAATGTAATGATGGAACGGTTGGCCGCAGTAAATGGTCCTACCAAGGGGAAGATATTACGACCTTCTGATCATAAGCCTCCAAAAAGCATAGCCTTTGTGCAATGTGCCGGGTCAAGAGATGAAAATCACCTACCCTATTGTTCTGCTATATGTTGTCTTGCTTCCATGAAACAAGCAAATTATATAAAAGAGCAATATCCTGATGCCAAGATTTATATCTTTTACATAGATTTACGTGCCTTTGGTAGATTTGAGGATTTCTATAATCGCATTAAAGAGCTTGAAAATGTATCTTTTATTAAAGGAAAAGTGGCTAACATTACAGAAACAAAGGATAAAACACTCATTGTGGAAGCCGAGGAGGCCTTAGCAGCAAAAAAAATAAAACAGGAAGTAGAAATGGTAGTTTTGGCTACAGGAATGATGCCAGTAACCACAGAGGAAAAAGTTCCTGCTGAAGGGGTAGTTTATGATGAATTTAATTTCTTATCCGATTTAGAAGATGGTGGCATTTATGCGGCGGGATGTTCAAAGAGACCAATGGATGTAGCTTCCTGTGTTCAAGATGCTACTGGGGCAGCGATTAAGGCCATTCAAACTATTGTGAGGAGGTAA
- a CDS encoding AAA family ATPase, producing the protein MRAIEKIRNLYQVARDYFYFGDEVFVCQERYEPVVLLGIITLILDGKELIYGSYGSGKTTSSERLSSFIKGLPLEFLQATTIFGHPEQTEEKIKATLDLAALQKEGQEIVRWRVVPYAPVVIIDEINRLPVGKQSMLLNEVDRNIWNWRGETIIFKEQKAFFATINYQDLGTTQIIPPLLDRFDVAVETTRLHPIRKRLVRRGIDDSILSHKTLAARMLNFILSHNRTEQAEVVEAYINQISTEFKEQIEKRFSEQGISIKIPRKEEMQEIKEEIENISVSEDVELFLDYLGQEVYCQKSLQKDFSRCGDCHYKNFACADLYSISHRAEQSLFHYAKALAWINGESKVSLEHLQAIFPYVLWHRTSLSDERMAKTRDMEKETGDRFYAVYEILQDVKKRWEEHRNYQIDAYMALKKEDTKTILSLAERIDHPFFKALAREI; encoded by the coding sequence ATGCGGGCAATTGAGAAAATAAGAAACTTATATCAGGTAGCCAGAGATTATTTTTATTTCGGGGATGAAGTGTTTGTTTGTCAAGAACGTTATGAACCTGTGGTACTATTGGGTATCATTACCCTTATTTTAGATGGGAAGGAGCTCATCTACGGAAGTTATGGAAGTGGTAAAACAACTTCCAGTGAACGTCTCTCCAGTTTCATAAAAGGACTTCCTTTAGAATTTTTGCAAGCTACCACTATTTTTGGCCATCCCGAGCAGACAGAAGAAAAAATAAAGGCCACTCTTGACTTAGCCGCTCTTCAGAAAGAAGGACAGGAAATAGTAAGATGGCGAGTAGTTCCCTATGCCCCTGTAGTTATTATTGATGAAATAAATAGGCTTCCAGTGGGAAAGCAGAGTATGCTCCTCAATGAAGTGGACAGAAATATCTGGAATTGGCGAGGAGAAACCATAATTTTTAAAGAACAAAAGGCATTCTTTGCCACCATCAATTACCAAGATTTAGGTACTACTCAAATCATCCCCCCTCTTCTGGATCGTTTTGATGTAGCCGTAGAGACCACAAGACTTCATCCCATTAGGAAAAGGTTAGTGCGAAGAGGAATAGATGACAGCATTTTAAGCCACAAAACTCTAGCGGCAAGAATGCTTAATTTTATCTTGAGCCACAACAGAACTGAACAGGCCGAAGTGGTGGAAGCATATATTAACCAAATCTCTACAGAATTTAAGGAGCAAATAGAAAAAAGGTTCTCTGAACAGGGTATTTCCATAAAAATTCCTCGTAAGGAAGAAATGCAAGAAATAAAAGAAGAAATTGAAAATATTTCTGTCTCTGAAGATGTAGAGCTATTTTTAGATTATTTGGGACAAGAAGTTTACTGCCAAAAAAGCTTACAAAAAGATTTCTCTCGGTGTGGAGATTGTCATTATAAAAATTTCGCTTGTGCAGACCTTTACAGTATTTCTCATCGTGCTGAACAAAGTCTATTCCATTATGCTAAGGCACTTGCTTGGATAAATGGAGAAAGCAAAGTAAGCTTGGAACACTTACAGGCCATTTTCCCTTACGTATTATGGCATAGAACTAGTTTAAGTGACGAGAGAATGGCTAAAACAAGGGATATGGAAAAAGAAACTGGAGACCGCTTTTATGCAGTCTATGAAATTTTACAGGATGTAAAAAAACGATGGGAAGAGCATAGAAATTATCAAATAGATGCATATATGGCTTTAAAAAAGGAAGATACAAAGACCATTCTATCTTTAGCGGAGCGCATTGACCATCCATTTTTTAAGGCATTAGCTAGGGAGATTTAG